From one Eucalyptus grandis isolate ANBG69807.140 chromosome 9, ASM1654582v1, whole genome shotgun sequence genomic stretch:
- the LOC104420518 gene encoding O-acyltransferase WSD1-like: protein MLILNDDESHSLLQMQTINDVLFRIISVGLFKYIDHQSPNAVREGTRITGVAVVNLREQQGLQELSNLMKGNPGLRWGNKFGIILLPVHYSRSCGDPLEYLRKAKSMMDRKKKSLEAHFSYKIGDMAMTFLGAHVASLLNYRILCNITFSILNVLGPREEITFGGNPITYIRANVSSLPHALTMHMVSYAGKADMQFLVAKDIIHDPDFLAKCFEDALLEMKAAASTALNSKK from the exons ATGCTAATACTAAATGATGATGAATCTCATTCACTGCTCCAAATGCAGACCATTAACGATGTTCTCTTCAGGATCATATCAGTCGGCTTGTTCAAATACATCGACCACCAGTCTCCCAATG CCGTGCGGGAAGGGACTCGAATAACGGGAGTGGCGGTTGTTAACTTGCGAGAACAACAGGGATTGCAG GAACTATCCAATTTGATGAAAGGCAACCCGGGACTGAGGTGGGGCAACAAGTTCGGGATTATCCTTCTCCCCGTTCACTACAGCAGAAGCTGTGGCGACCCTCTCGAATACCTGAGAAAAGCTAAGTCGATGATGGACCGGAAGAAGAAATCCCTGGAGGCTCACTTCTCCTACAAAATCGGGGATATGGCCATGACTTTTTTAGGAGCACAT GTTGCAAGCCTGCTCAACTACAGGATCCTTTGCAACATCACGTTCAGCATCTTGAACGTGCTTGGCCCACGAGAGGAGATCACGTTTGGGGGGAACCCCATCACATACATAAGGGCGAACGTCTCGAGTTTACCCCAC GCACTCACGATGCACATGGTGAGCTATGCGGGGAAGGCGGACATGCAATTTCTGGTGGCCAAGGACATCATCCACGACCCTGATTTTCTGGCCAAGTGCTTTGAGGATGCTTTACTCGAAATGAAAGCAGCAGCTTCTACTGCCTTGAACTCGAAGAAGTAA
- the LOC120288477 gene encoding O-acyltransferase WSD1-like — MWSPENGSDEPLTPVGRLLLQKEMNQVIYYAFGMKQPLDVDALKLAIQSCPTFMHPRFCSLLVRDSAGREHWRRTRVEIDRHVVPVHGPIAEGLSDEATVNEFLADLSTDSPGLMGDDKPLWDVHLLMAHQCMVLRIHHALGDGISLVSSFLAGSRQVDDPEALPTIGPPSSTMGRRSDGGGEWWKAAVRVLEVVWFTVVFVVEFVLRIMWVSDWTTPVSGGAGVELWPRRGFRWRI, encoded by the coding sequence ATGTGGTCCCCGGAGAACGGCTCCGACGAGCCCCTCACACCGGTAGGGCGCCTGTTACTCCAGAAGGAGATGAACCAGGTGATCTACTACGCCTTTGGCATGAAGCAACCCCTCGATGTGGACGCCCTCAAGTTGGCGATCCAGAGCTGCCCCACGTTTATGCACCCCAGGTTTTGCAGTCTCTTGGTGCGGGACTCCGCAGGTCGAGAGCACTGGAGGAGGACCCGCGTGGAAATTGACCGCCATGTCGTCCCGGTCCACGGCCCCATCGCCGAAGGCCTCTCTGATGAGGCAACAGTCAACGAGTTCCTCGCCGACCTGTCCACTGACTCGCCAGGGCTCATGGGGGACGACAAGCCCCTATGGGACGTCCACCTCCTGATGGCCCACCAGTGCATGGTGTTACGGATTCACCATGCACTTGGTGACGGGATCTCATTGGTTTCCTCGTTCCTGGCAGGGTCCCGACAGGTGGACGACCCAGAGGCGCTGCCAACGATTGGTCCTCCATCGTCAACGATGGGGAGGAGAAGCGACGGTGGCGGCGAGTGGTGGAAGGCAGCAGTGAGGGTGTTGGAGGTGGTGTGGTTCACGGTAGTTTTTGTAGTGGAGTTTGTGCTGAGGATCATGTGGGTGAGCGATTGGACGACGCCGGTGAGTGGTGGCGCAGGGGTGGAACTCTGGCCACGGCGAGGTTTTCGCTGGAGGATATGA
- the LOC104420520 gene encoding O-acyltransferase WSD1-like: protein MQTINDVLLGIISVGLFKYIDHQSPNAVREGTRITGVAAVNLREQQGLQELSNLMEGNPGLRWGNKVGIILLPVHYSRSCGDPLEYLRKAKSIMDRKKKSLEAHFSYKIMDMDMTYLGAHVASLLSYGICCNTTFSISNMFGPQEEITFGGNPITYIRVNISSLPHALTMHMVSYAERADMQFLVAKDIIHDPDFLAKCFEDALLEMKAAASTALNSKK, encoded by the exons ATGCAGACCATTAATGATGTTCTCCTCGGGATCATATCAGTCGGCTTGTTCAAATACATCGACCACCAGTCTCCCAATG CCGTGCGGGAAGGGACTCGAATAACGGGAGTGGCGGCTGTTAACTTGCGAGAACAGCAGGGATTGCAG GAACTATCCAATTTGATGGAAGGCAACCCGGGACTGAGGTGGGGCAACAAGGTCGGGATTATCCTCCTCCCCGTTCACTACAGTAGAAGCTGTGGCGACCCTCTCGAATACCTGAGAAAAGCTAAGTCGATAATGGACCGGAAGAAGAAATCCCTGGAGGCTCACTTCTCCTACAAAATCATGGATATGGACATGACTTATCTAGGAGCACAT GTCGCAAGCCTGCTCAGCTACGGGATCTGCTGCAACACCACGTTCAGCATCTCAAACATGTTTGGGCCACAAGAGGAGATCACGTTTGGGGGGAATCCCATCACGTACATAAGGGTGAACATCTCGAGTTTACCCCAC GCACTCACGATGCACATGGTGAGCTATGCGGAGAGGGCGGACATGCAATTTCTGGTGGCCAAGGACATCATCCACGACCCTGATTTTCTTGCCAAGTGCTTTGAGGATGCTTTACTCGAAATGAAAGCAGCAGCTTCTACTGCCTTGAACTCGAAGAAGTAA